The DNA window ATCGTTGGCGTCAACGGCACCGGCAAAACGACCTCGACCGCAAAGCTGGCGCATTATTTCAAACGCAATCGCCACAGCGTAATGCTCGCGGCCGCGGATACGTTTCGGGCGGCGGCGATCGAACAGCTGGGAGTCTGGGCCGAACGCATCGGCGTCGAAATGATCCGAGGCCAGTACAACGCCGACCCGGCCGCGCTTTGTTACGAGGCCTATGCGGCCGCGGACCGCAAGAACATCGAGTTTTTGATCTGCGACACCGCCGGGCGGCTTCACACGAAAAGCAATCTGATGGCGGAGCTGAGCAAGGTGAAACGCAGCCTGGCGAAGCAAAACGAGAAAGCGCCGGACGAAACCTTGCTCGTCGTGGACGCGACCACCGGCAGCAACGCGCTCTCGCAAGCGCGTGAATTTCACCAGGCGATCGGGTTGACCGGTCTGATCGTGACCAAGCTCGACGGCAGCGGCAAAGGCGGCATCGTCATCGCAATCCAGGACGAGCTCGGTCTTCCGACGCGTTTTGTCGGCACCGGCGAGAAGCTCGAAGACCTGGCGCCGTTTGATGGGCGCGATTTCATCGCGAACATGGTGTAAATCCCAAGTCCCAAAATCCAAATTCCAAGTAGGTTTCAAATTTCAAATCTCAATACATCGGCGCTGCACTAATTTGGTCATTGAATTTTGGGGATTGTTTGGGATTTGGGACCTTGGGATTTGGATTTTCCGGCGATGACCGATGAGCAATGCAATAAAAATAACCCCGGGTGAAGAACACGCTCCGGCAGGCGGTTTCGCCGGCTTCATCGGCAAATTCACGGTCCTCCGCGGCGCGCAACGCGAGCTCTGGCTGACGTTCCTCCTCAAGTTCCTGATCTACGTGGCCTACTCGGTCACGAACAAGACGATGGTCCTGTGGCTCTCAAAGGATCTTGGCTTCAGCGACCAGGCCGCGGGCGCGCTCGTGGGCTGGGGCTGGGCGCCGGCCATGACGATCTTCACGCTGCTGGCCGGCTCGCTCACGGATGCGATCGGTCTTAAGCGAACGTTCTATCTCGGCGTCGCGATTTGCACCGTCGCCCGGAC is part of the Chthoniobacterales bacterium genome and encodes:
- the ftsY gene encoding signal recognition particle-docking protein FtsY translates to MNFLKSLVQKFTGRPVDWDELEAMLIRADLGVPMTLRIIKALQARAERTTITSNDIAEVARDEIGRVLPMAPLPITPHPARPKVLLIVGVNGTGKTTSTAKLAHYFKRNRHSVMLAAADTFRAAAIEQLGVWAERIGVEMIRGQYNADPAALCYEAYAAADRKNIEFLICDTAGRLHTKSNLMAELSKVKRSLAKQNEKAPDETLLVVDATTGSNALSQAREFHQAIGLTGLIVTKLDGSGKGGIVIAIQDELGLPTRFVGTGEKLEDLAPFDGRDFIANMV